The following is a genomic window from Chania multitudinisentens RB-25.
CGCGTGAGACGCCCATGATTTTACAGGCTTTTGACACGTTGCTAAGTTCTTCGGCCAGATTGAGCAAACCTGTTTTGTGTTTGATGACAGGATTGTTAGTATGAAGCATGAGAGTTACCTCGTGTTTTGTATAAGGATTCGACACCCATATCAAAACCGGTAACTCTCAACCTTTCAAGGTCATGTGTCAGATCAAGTCGCGACTAATACAATTATATGTATTGTTTATGGTCAGACGATCCCAAAATATCTCGCTTGAGATCCCTAACCATGAGCCTCGGGCAGTAATTATAAATTATCTTCTTTCACACCAGGTTCTATATCCTTGGCGCGAGCAATGTCCTCTTTCGCACCAGCCTCATCACCCGTTTCTTGTTTGAGCAATCCACGGACCAAGAACGCCTCTGCATAATCCATGCGGGATAGGGCGAGATCTAAATCCGCGAGTGCTTTTGGATACTGCTTCATTTTCCGATAGACGTTTCCTCGCTGGGTAAGGTACGTGATATTACTCGGCATGAGACGGATCGCTTCATCGTAATCAGCTACAGCGGATGTCAGTTCGCCCAGCCTTGAATAGCTCTGGGCCCGCATGGCGTATAGTTGAGCTCCTTTATAAACTGGCCCACCTTTGCCGGTGTCAATGAGCTGTGTGTAGACAGCAACAGCTTCGCGATAATTTTTTTCCTGATCATACAACCACGCAACTTTTAAATTATCCGAACCATCGTCATCTTGCGGGGCTAGCGTGGCGGCGATCTTATAATTTTCAATTGCTTGTTTTGCATCCCGATTATAAAAATAGTCGCCCAGTAAACGATATGCGATGATTTCCTTCGGATTGATTTGTATTGCTGAACGATACAGTTCGAGCGCGAGAGGAGCGTATCGCGCTTTATCGGCGGCGGTTCCCCATGTTGTCATGCGATCATAGGCCAGACCTTTGTACGCGGTGGCCCAGGCGCGTAGGTGATAGTCTTGTCCACTCACTTTTATCAGTTCAGAACAGGCGTCGATAGGGGCTTCCATCGGTGCACTAACCGAAAACTCACAGTTCTCCCTCAGAGTCGAAATCGTTTCTTGTGATGCTGGTAATGTATCTTGTTCCTGCGACAATGGCGCTGATTGGAGCGTGTTACTGGCGAAAACAGTGGTGATCACACACCCTGCGATACCAGTAATGGTCGAAAACAGATATCGGGAGTGCTTACTTAACATTGGTTGAACCTCGCTTAAGTGTCAGCTGCGACATTTTATAACTCATTCGCATTTCTTAATTTGTTTGCCTGGCATGGCGCTAATCTACAGCAACTGGCGCATTAATGGAGACTACTTTGTTGACCTATATCAAACCAGTAACGGACATAGATATGCAGACCGTTGCCACTCTTCTCTGATTCGGAATCATTGGGGGTGATGATGCACAATGTGGGAACATCAAAATCGTCGATATCGATAAATAACCCGTCAGAACCAAGCCCGTAATGACGATCACAGATACGTTGTATTTGTTGATTGGTCAGACGATCCGCCACACTACGTCGGCATACCAGATAGTCATTACCGAGCCCATGATAGCGGTGAAAAACAAGTTCGCTCATTGGTATCTCACAAAGTGATTCTGATAAGAATTCAAAGATATCATCCCGCCAGAGCTGTGTTGCAGATTCATAGATAACGGAACTGGGGCTGAAACATCCATCAACGTTCAGTATCTGCAACGAAGTTTGTGAACGAGGTTTTATTGAGATCGATGGAAGAAGGTTCTCGACGTTGTGGGGACATGTCAAACCTACAGGTTGATGGGAATGGGCGATCAACACAACTCAAAGCTTGCTGCTTGGCCGTCGTTACATTTTAGGTTTAGTCAAAAAGTGATTGAGTGATTGGCGTGTACCGGTGGAACTTGTTTGCAGGATACGGTTTCGTAACCTTGCGACTCAGAATCACTTTTTGTGGTCTGCAAAAAGTGCAGTGTTTAAACCATCATATATCGCCATCAACTCACCTGTTAGACCGCAGGACAGGCGATGTTTATGGAGTCAGTCCATATCAATGGGCCTAAAAGGTTCGGATTTAATTAGTTGGCTTCAGACTTCGCGGGACAAACTGAAGGCACAAAAAAGCCCGCATGGCTTCGCTGGGGGAGTCTGAATTGGTCATGTAATTCATTGAATTTACTTTGGTAACTGCTGGTTCAACTTTTCGCTGGTGCCTATTTAGGTGCCTAAAAGTTTTTTCACCCCTTTTTGAAGGGAAATAGAAGAGATATAGGGAAGAGGGCTAACATGATTTAAGTGCTCAACAGCCCGGTAGCTCGTCTGGCTCTGAGAATATCGGTCGCGGTCAGAAATGGTGTCTGCTCCTGCCATGTAAACCCTTTGCGGTCAGTGCGAACCAGTTCATAGCGTTCCACCAGGAAATTTACCGCATCAGCAAGCGTTATTCCTGCTTCAATATGTTCCTGAATGGCCGCGTCGTTGTGGAATGGCGTGTCGTTAAGCGTCAGGCCGTAATGGTGATCCAGCAGATACGTTAAAAGTTGCTGCCAGACCTGTACGGGCGACAAGCGTGACGCAACCGGCACCGTGGCCGGTACAGATGAAATGTGCATGAGTTGAGTCCTAATAAAAGAAGAAGTGAGGAGGTGTCACTGGGTTGGATAAATCGAAATGTAAACGTAGCCGCAGCTACCACGGGTATCAGCTATGCAGGTTAAACTCGCAAGCTGAATGGTCACCTGATGTTGCTGGTGTGGGTTTAGCTCACCGGAATGCAGCATTTCTTCCAGCAGATCTATAAACAGCGGGAAAGCCTGATCCAGTTTCTGTAATTGCTCCGGGCTAAAGCTCCCCGTCAACCCAGCCCTGTCAGCCAGGTAATGCAGCCGGTTACCTTCCTGAACCAATCTTGTGCCAAATCGTGGGGTGATATCACTTTGTAACCCCCATTCATGAGGTGGTGTTAATGGCATGAAAACCTCCGTTTAAAGCAAACCCTGCTCAGCAAAAGAAACCACTTCATTCCCAACCACAAGATGATCCAGCACTCGCACTTCGACCAGTGCCAACGCTTTTACGATCCGCTGAGTAACATGTTTGTCCTGCTGGCTGATTTCTGTCGTACCTGACGGATGGTTGTGCGCCAGAATTACTGCAGCGGCGTT
Proteins encoded in this region:
- a CDS encoding TA system toxin CbtA family protein, translated to MHISSVPATVPVASRLSPVQVWQQLLTYLLDHHYGLTLNDTPFHNDAAIQEHIEAGITLADAVNFLVERYELVRTDRKGFTWQEQTPFLTATDILRARRATGLLST
- a CDS encoding tetratricopeptide repeat protein, which codes for MLSKHSRYLFSTITGIAGCVITTVFASNTLQSAPLSQEQDTLPASQETISTLRENCEFSVSAPMEAPIDACSELIKVSGQDYHLRAWATAYKGLAYDRMTTWGTAADKARYAPLALELYRSAIQINPKEIIAYRLLGDYFYNRDAKQAIENYKIAATLAPQDDDGSDNLKVAWLYDQEKNYREAVAVYTQLIDTGKGGPVYKGAQLYAMRAQSYSRLGELTSAVADYDEAIRLMPSNITYLTQRGNVYRKMKQYPKALADLDLALSRMDYAEAFLVRGLLKQETGDEAGAKEDIARAKDIEPGVKEDNL
- a CDS encoding type IV toxin-antitoxin system YeeU family antitoxin encodes the protein MPLTPPHEWGLQSDITPRFGTRLVQEGNRLHYLADRAGLTGSFSPEQLQKLDQAFPLFIDLLEEMLHSGELNPHQQHQVTIQLASLTCIADTRGSCGYVYISIYPTQ